From Manihot esculenta cultivar AM560-2 chromosome 18, M.esculenta_v8, whole genome shotgun sequence:
GATCATGGGTGGTGCACATCGTGGTGCCACTGGTAAGTTAATTGGTGTGGATGGCACTGATGGAATTGTAAAAGTAGATGACACTCTTGACGTTAAGATATTAGACATGGTTATACTGGCAAAACTCGCACAACCATGATtgttataataataaatgaatgaaATTATATCTGTTCATCGAGGATTTCATGTGGCGCCAACTCTTACCTCTCTCAGTTGTTGCATCAACTGCCATCTAGAATTCCTTTGTGCTTTTATTCAGCTATTGAAATTCACTCTATCCTGCTGAGGCGGCACAGTTTAATATTTGGACTTGCTTATTTTCATTTGCTTGAAACCCTTGATTGCTTTAATTCTCCTCACAATGATGTGTATAATGGCAAATAATGTTCAATTAGTGTACAACTGATGGAATTAATTTTGGTCTTGCAAATCTAGCTCTTTTAAGTTCATTCGGTCCAATAGACTGACGAAGAAGGGGCCACCATGCATgggtaaaattaataattctgTGTTTCATAGATGTGATTTAGCTTCAAAGCTGAAAGGGCAGGATATGGAAACACttcttttcattatttattagaaCATCAGGCAATTTATCGTACAAACAAGTACATTCCTGTACAAATTCTGTGTGGAAAAGAAGATGCTCTATTACATTCCTGCAAACATAGAACACACAATCATATGATATAAGATTGCTTCCCTCCTGGTTTCAAGTGGTAGATGAAGGTTTTTTCTATTACTCCATACGTATGATGCAGCGAAGGCTTTCCGCTTTGAGCATCAACTCGAATGCCTCGTTGATCTTTGAGAATGGGACTGAATGGGTGATGAACTTTTCAAGTTCAAGCTCCTGTGAatcattagaaaataaaatttttaggtGGAGAGTTTTCTTTTGCTGGCATATTCTCAAGTTCAAAAAATTGCCAACCTATGGCATACCTTGTTCATGTATTTTTCCACAACTGAGGGAAGGTCAGTGCGAGGTTTGTAGTTTCCAAAGAAAGTACCTTTGAGAGTCCTTTCATTCAAAACGTTGATGGGGTGGGTCTTGAAAACTGCTTCTTTGTGTGGCACCCCAACAAGGACAGCAACTCCCCAGCCCTGGCATTATAGTTGTGTTTGTTTAACAAAATACCATAGTGGAATTGCTGTGATAATAATGTagtaattaaaagaaatttgatTCTACAGGGACAAGCAGGGGGTTTCAGGTAACATACGTCATGCACGCATTCAAATGCAGAAATCATGGCGTCGACGTTTCCTGTGCATTCCACACTTCTGTCCACTCCTCCATCTGTCATCTCAGCGATCACCTgaaatgtaattaatgaacgaAAATCTTCATTTTAGCTTTCAATAGGACCATGATTTCACTGCAAACAAGTTCTAGTTCGAGAGACAAACCTCCTGAACTGGTTTGTTGTGATGTTGTGGGTTCACAAATTCAGTCACTCCGAACTTCTTTGCTGTAAGAAAACGAGAGAAATAAACTCAGCAAGATTGCAAAGGTAGTTAGTGATAGATGATGATACTTCTTCCGGGAAGATACAAGGcttaccttcttcaaatctatTTGAATTCACATCAACACCAATGATTCTTGAAGCCCCAGCAATCCTAGCTCCTTCAGCAGCCTAATAACGTGGAAGCACCATATACATTACTATGTTAAGTATTGACAtcaattgagaaaaataaattcgtGAACAGTTTCAGTATGAGATGCTCACCGCAAGGCCTACAGCTCCCAATCCAAAGATAGCCACTGTTGAACCCTTTGGAGGCTTAGCAACATTCAGAGTGGCACCAAGGcctgaaatatttttatcaataaatacacagagaaacaaaagaatcagAGAAGGGTTTTGGAATAAGGTTTTTAACGTATCTGTACCTGTGGAGATTCCACAACTTAGAACACAGACTTTGTCCAGAGGGGCCAAGGGATTGATCTTGGCAAGACAGCCAACATGAACCACAGTGTActcactaaaggtagatgtccCAACAAAGTGGTAAATAGGCTTGCCCTTAATTGAGAATCTTGATTTTCCATCATTAAGCATCACTCCCCTATCTGTGTTTATCCTGAGGAGGCTACACATGTTGCTCTCTTCTGATTTGCAGTGAGCACAGTCCTTGCATTCCCCAGTGAACACAGGGAGGACATGGTCGCCTGGTTTGAGATCAGTCACACCTTCACCAACACTCTCCACAATCCTAATTAACAACAGTTCAAAAAGCAAAAAATCTATGAATTCCCATTTTTTGGCTATGCATTAGAGATCAACACTCAAAGCAAGACAGCCTTATTGTGATCAATGTAGTATAAATTTACTCACCCTCCAGCCTCATGACCGTAAATTCTAGGAAATAATGGATTCTGACCCTGCAAGGCAGAAAACCAATGGAATTTAGTTCACCAGAAACTAgaaaataatagtaatttttttgttCCCTGAACCTTATGGGATTGAAGTTTACCTTAGCCTCCCAGAAGTAAACATCAGTGTGGCACAAAGAAGTGAATAGGATCTTCAAACGAACTTCACTGGCCTGAGGAGGAGCCACTTCCACTTCTTCGATCACCAGTGGCTTCCCTGCCTCCCATGCCACAGCAGCTACACATTTGCAAAATAACATCATGCATTAGTTTCATCAGAAAGAAAAATAGCAGAAGTCTTGGTTAATTagcttttcttaattttttgttaattacCTTTGCAACGAATGACCTTTCCAGCAGTGCCTGCCATCTttcctctctttctctgcttcaGAAAAATTAAGCTTTTGCTTAGAAGTCTGTAAGAATTCAACAGTTGATTTtgagttttgttgttgatgtTGGATATGGCCCCAATTTACATGTATTTATAGCCCAAGTTAAATCAGAGATATAGTTATTATTAATAGTAATATTGGAGAATTAATTCATTAAGACAGCTTCTAAATTGCGGCGCAAATACAAGAGGTTCTGCGAAAACCATTCCCAGGTTTTAGTTCATAGGATTTTTGTCCCTggttttactattttaaatagTTGTATCGAGGTGGTGTCACCTTCAAGATTTTCAACAGACTATGCAATTGGACCCACCAAATgaatatgtttttattttatttttccttagtCAACCGCCAATCAGATTATTTAAATCACTTTTGCTGATAGAAtttgcaaataaataaaaaacagaCTTTTATCCACTTGGCACTTCGTTGCTTATAATTCTAGCATTCGAACGAAACTGTGGCTGCCAGGTGGACTTGAGTAACGGAAGCTGGTTTAAGGTATTTGATTGGTACACTtttggtttattttttaatttgattaattgggttacaaatttaatttattagtttaataaattattttagaactaataatttttttatagtgactatttaactatttttctattttaaaataaatcttcttacattttttaaattattaaaaattattttttatgagattttttaaaaattaattttgtatcttttataaaaatattatcccAAAAGTGAATACAAATATTTTCAAACTGTTATTGTTatgcaaatttaaaaatttctaatCCTATGTATAAATacgttattttaaatattagtcATAATCAAATTTATAAAAGTATTTGAAAATTtctatcaaatattaaaaattgatacttataatatacatatattaaatttatatttgaaataataattttaaatacttggttaatttatattaaatttataaaagtattttatatttaaactccaaggtttagtctggtggaaagtgcatcctgtagccttgaaaggtctaaggttcgactcccccaacccctattttaaaaaaaaaaaaaatacttggttaattttaaaatatttatttatgaataacaattgttattaataatttaaaatttgggTATTTTTTACGAGTAATTAAACACTTCCCTGTAGTATTAACAAAGAGAAAGcttccaataaaaataaaagcagCCACTGAAGATTGTGCATTCTTCATAACTTATATTTTGCAAACTCACATTATTTCCCCAGTATGGGATATTGGAACCAAACTTGTCCATATACACGCAGACAGCAATCTCACTCAGACAGACACATTCACAGTAAAAAACCAAACATGTAATTTCATCTGCAAAACTAGAAATGGAGAACACCATGTTTCCAAGATGTTCTGTTATCCAAATGTGTTGAACACTTGAATACTGGCCTTGTCTTGCAGAGGCTACGATTATaccaacttttatttttttacaataagaTACTGAATTGCTTGAAGGTTGGATCTACTCCTCCATTCGAATGAGACATCGAATGCCTTCTCCTTTAAGCATTAAATCAAACGCTGTGTTGATCTCTGAGAATGGTACTGAATGAGTGATGAACTTTTCGAGTTCGATCTCCTGTTGGAAAAAAATTGGAGAAATCAATTAGTACACAATGTGTTATTTGTCTATGGTTGTGTTATTTTCCATAAAGGGGAAGTGATATTAGCTAACCTTGTTCATGTACTTCTCCACAACCAAGGGGGTGTCGGTGCGGGGCTTGAAGTTCCCAAACAAAGTACCCTTGAGAGTCTTTTCTAGCAAGAAATTGAAGGGATTAGTCTTGAACAAGTCATCTTTATTGGCCACCCCCACAATAACAGCCACACCCCAGCCCTGCCACAAAATTTTTGGATCGTTAAACATGGAAAATGGAATTGACGagatcaaatttaaataaatttctagccactaagaaaaataaaatgcatACTTCACGAACACTTTCAAATGCAGAGATCATAGCCTGAACATCCCCTGTGCATTCTATGCTTCTGTCTACACCTCCATTTGTCATTTCGACAAGTACCTGTTAAAGGATTATATACTTATATGATCTCTTCAGACAACATTTCTAATACAAAAGCTGGACTTTAATGTAATAAAACCTCTTGAACTGGCTTGTCGTAATCTTTTGGATACACAAACTCTGTTACGCCAAACTTCTTTGCTGCAGACAACATAAAACTATGTATTCAATTTGAGATTCAACTATTTATGCAGAGAAGAACTCGACTAAGAAATCAATACCCTACCTTGTTCAAATTTATTTGGGTTCACATCAATGCCAATAATCCTGGAAGCCCCAGAAATCCTGGCCCCTTCAACAGCCTAATTCTCATTGAAGCAACAGTGTAATTACTATCCTAACCATGGACATAAGAAGAACAAGCTTTGATCAAACTAAAACATAAGAGAAAGGGGATTCTCACAGCTAGGCCTACACCTCCTAATCCAAAGACAGCCACTGTTGATCCCTTTGGAGTTTTAGCAACATTAACAGCAGCACCAAATCCTTGAAACGAAAACCCAAAAATTAATTCATCAGAAAAAATTAGGTACACTCTGGTTTACTAGTTTACGAGGTCTTATGATTCATGTACCAGTGCAATATCCGCAACTGAGAAGAAAGACTGTGTCAAGAGGAGCAGAAGGGTTGATCTTGGCGACACAGCCAGAGTGAACCACAGTGTACTCGCTGAAAGTGGAAGTCCCAAGAAAATGGTAAATGGGCTTGCCCTTGATCGAAAATCTTGATTTTCCATCTTCAATCATCACACCTCTGTCTTTATTAACCTTGAGGATCTCACACATATTGCTCTGTTCCGATTTGCACTGTGCACATTCCTTGCATTCGCCTGTGAATATAGGCAGGACGTGATCGCCTGGTTCGAGTTCTGTCACACCCTCACCAACACTCTCCACAATCCTTAACAAgcccccccaaaaaaaagataaaaatgtgaACATGTGCTCGGATCAGACACATGAAATACTCATGGCAGAGGTTTACATACCCTCCAGCCTCATGACCAAAAATTCTAGGAAACAAAGTGCTCTGTCCCTGCCAGCGTAGATAAAACAAGAATCAAGTAAATTTTTGTCTGATCATTTCTCATATCTATGTTTGTTTCCTTACCTTGGCTTCCCAGAAGTGGACATCACTACGGCATAGAGATGTAAAAAGGATCTTGATACGGACTTCCATGGCCTGTGGAGGTGCCACCTCCACTTCTTCTATAACCAGTGGCTTCCCTGCTTCCCATGAAACAGCAGCTGCACATACAAAATAGACAAAGATGTTAATATACAGAGAAAAGAGTATGTGGTCGAGATGATACGAGGTTTTTATCTTTTACCTTTGCAATGTATAATCGGATTACAAGTACTTGCCATGGctgtttctttcaattcttttatgTTGTAGAGACAATCAAAAGGCCGAGCCTTATATAGGGAAAATTATAGAACGTTTATATGATATAACAAGTTAACAGGATGAAGACGagtgtataaaaaaataaaaattaattagttattatattttaaaaatttactcatatacttttttaaaaatatatatttatttattaattttttattaacattatataaaatttaattatttccgGTCAATCGAATTTTTACTGCTGTTCAACTTATTTTTGAAGTGACTTATCATCCGGTTCAGTGGATAGAATGCAATTTATAATGGTAAGTGtatcaaaataaatttgaaatacatgtaattaaataaatttaaaaaatttcagattttattatcttaattctcaattttcaattaaacaaataataaaataatataaatgaaaattacacatttatacaaaattttgtatttgataaaattgtaaataatataacaaTCCTCAACTTtcagttaaaaataataataaaataatataaataaaaattacacaTTTATACGAAATTTTGTATTTGataaaattgtaaataatttaattatatttttactaataTTGTTTCAATATTATAATGTAATCaccaaataaaaattcatttaataaatattgagttaattttatatgaaatataaatttaaaatattaaataataaatattgatcaaaatatatatttatatctctatattatttgaaattaatttattaaaaatttaaagtaaaattataacatgttaaatgcttaaatctataaaaatcatatgaattattttaaaaaattaaaatatattttatattattaattatattctaaattttgctagttgtaataataaatatattacttaCATATGATATTGTGGATCATATTACTAACTTTTTAAGAGAATTTACACATGCTTTAGTTGAAACtcataataaactaaaaaaaaaaagtttaaatagaAGTTAGAAatgttaaaattcaaaaaaaaaaaaatttagtcagaaagttaaattttttaattttgtaatgaTTATCTGAAATTAATTATCACGATTAAGTTTgacaaaatttaattattatttaaaaaattattataaatttttaaaatacacactttctctaaattttaaatattaaaaatttttaatattaagcacactttttttttctaaactttaaaactttaataCTTTGTTtcgaataaaaaattttataaaaatttaatttaattgaatttttacaaaattttaatttaaaataaaaaattaaaattttttagttaaaatttttttatcatatataaaaataaaattataaataattttataaaaatttatttaattttattttataaaattaaacatgaCAAACCAgccataaatattgaatttctcGTACACTTATCATCTTAAATTCGTgagtattataatttatttttattttaaatgtgata
This genomic window contains:
- the LOC110606393 gene encoding alcohol dehydrogenase isoform X1 codes for the protein MAGTAGKVIRCKAAVAWEAGKPLVIEEVEVAPPQASEVRLKILFTSLCHTDVYFWEAKGQNPLFPRIYGHEAGGIVESVGEGVTDLKPGDHVLPVFTGECKDCAHCKSEESNMCSLLRINTDRGVMLNDGKSRFSIKGKPIYHFVGTSTFSEYTVVHVGCLAKINPLAPLDKVCVLSCGISTGTDTLKTLFQNPSLILLFLCVFIDKNISGLGATLNVAKPPKGSTVAIFGLGAVGLAAAEGARIAGASRIIGVDVNSNRFEEAKKFGVTEFVNPQHHNKPVQEVIAEMTDGGVDRSVECTGNVDAMISAFECVHDGWGVAVLVGVPHKEAVFKTHPINVLNERTLKGTFFGNYKPRTDLPSVVEKYMNKELELEKFITHSVPFSKINEAFELMLKAESLRCIIRME
- the LOC110606393 gene encoding alcohol dehydrogenase isoform X2, producing MAGTAGKVIRCKAAVAWEAGKPLVIEEVEVAPPQASEVRLKILFTSLCHTDVYFWEAKGQNPLFPRIYGHEAGGIVESVGEGVTDLKPGDHVLPVFTGECKDCAHCKSEESNMCSLLRINTDRGVMLNDGKSRFSIKGKPIYHFVGTSTFSEYTVVHVGCLAKINPLAPLDKVCVLSCGISTGLGATLNVAKPPKGSTVAIFGLGAVGLAAAEGARIAGASRIIGVDVNSNRFEEAKKFGVTEFVNPQHHNKPVQEVIAEMTDGGVDRSVECTGNVDAMISAFECVHDGWGVAVLVGVPHKEAVFKTHPINVLNERTLKGTFFGNYKPRTDLPSVVEKYMNKELELEKFITHSVPFSKINEAFELMLKAESLRCIIRME
- the LOC110606180 gene encoding alcohol dehydrogenase 1, with protein sequence MASTCNPIIHCKAAVSWEAGKPLVIEEVEVAPPQAMEVRIKILFTSLCRSDVHFWEAKGQSTLFPRIFGHEAGGIVESVGEGVTELEPGDHVLPIFTGECKECAQCKSEQSNMCEILKVNKDRGVMIEDGKSRFSIKGKPIYHFLGTSTFSEYTVVHSGCVAKINPSAPLDTVFLLSCGYCTGFGAAVNVAKTPKGSTVAVFGLGGVGLAAVEGARISGASRIIGIDVNPNKFEQAKKFGVTEFVYPKDYDKPVQEVLVEMTNGGVDRSIECTGDVQAMISAFESVREGWGVAVIVGVANKDDLFKTNPFNFLLEKTLKGTLFGNFKPRTDTPLVVEKYMNKEIELEKFITHSVPFSEINTAFDLMLKGEGIRCLIRMEE